One window of Vanessa atalanta chromosome 9, ilVanAtal1.2, whole genome shotgun sequence genomic DNA carries:
- the LOC125066210 gene encoding DNA-binding protein D-ETS-6-like, producing MEPALPSPPSDSDSESGDETVPADPEQWKQVDVVRCVRWVSRTFSVPAPRRHLLPPTGPALLALTEDNWLQVCGGNSQAARIFHAYLQHANAAAKGRPPPPPLPEHQAPSTNSAPEQPYAALSACARSGGGQVQLWQFLLEELAAGAPGICWEGAPGDGEFRLSDPDEVARRWGRRKQKPNMNYDKLSRALRYYYDKNIMSKVHGKRYAYRFSWAGLAAACQAQAPDAPPYWHYLAPRPPHPHPSASSAPPPPVPQPHPTTTADNTHHLGTQ from the exons ATGGAGCCCGCCCTCCCCTCACCGCCCTCCGACTCTGATTCCGAATCAGGGGACGAAACCGTTCCCGCcg ATCCGGAACAATGGAAGCAGGTTGACGTGGTGCGATGTGTGCGTTGGGTGTCCCGTACTTTCAGCGTGCCGGCACCGCGCCGACACCTCCTGCCGCCCACTGGCCCTGCGCTACTCGCCCTCACTGAGGACAACTGGCTTCAG gtGTGCGGTGGCAACTCTCAGGCGGCGCGCATCTTTCATGCTTACCTGCAGCATGCAAACGCAGCTGCAAAGGGTCGTCCGCCGCCGCCACCTCTGCCAGAGCACCAGGCACCCTCTACGAACTCTGCACCTGAAC AACCGTATGCGGCGTTAAGTGCGTGCGCGCGGAGCGGTGGAGGGCAGGTTCAGTTGTGGCAGTTCCTGCTGGAGGAGCTGGCGGCTGGTGCACCTGGCATCTGTTGGGAA GGTGCTCCTGGAGACGGCGAGTTCCGTCTATCGGATCCGGACGAAGTGGCGAGGCGCTGGGGCCGGCGCAAGCAGAAGCCCAACATGAACTACGACAAACTGTCCCGTGCCCTCAGATACTATTACGACAAGAACATCATGAGCAAG GTCCACGGAAAGAGGTACGCATACCGTTTTAGCTGGGCGGGGCTGGCGGCGGCGTGCCAGGCGCAAGCGCCCGACGCGCCACCCTACTGGCACTACCTCGCACCGCGGCCGCCACATCCTCACCCGTCTGCTTCTTCCGCGCCCCCGCCGCCCGTGCCACAGCCTCACCCGACCACCACTGCTGATAACACGCACCATCTCGGCACTCAGTGA